Proteins from a single region of Streptomyces sp. TN58:
- a CDS encoding methyltransferase type 11, producing the protein MTPTPTATLVARDWAEIQERMLVPLYEAVYDRLEVGPGDRLLGLDCGAGLALLLAAARGAAATGVEADPARRALARERLLEVLAAPPAVPSPPRPYDALLAFSPTPEALASALPAVRRGGAVVLADWGPAERCTVPSVLGGGPAPGDLDAVVERAGLRPDGSGRVFCPFGYADVDSAVRGLLSTGLYDGASDAALAEKELAEALHPFERPDGTVWLPNIFRYVIARVE; encoded by the coding sequence ATGACACCGACGCCGACCGCGACGCTCGTCGCCCGGGACTGGGCGGAGATCCAGGAACGGATGCTGGTACCGCTGTACGAGGCGGTCTACGACCGGCTGGAGGTCGGTCCGGGTGACCGGCTGCTGGGCCTCGACTGCGGGGCCGGCCTGGCCCTGCTGCTGGCGGCCGCGCGGGGAGCCGCGGCCACCGGTGTGGAGGCGGATCCGGCCCGGCGGGCGCTGGCCCGCGAACGGCTGCTGGAGGTGCTGGCGGCCCCGCCGGCGGTGCCCTCGCCGCCCCGCCCGTACGACGCCCTGCTGGCCTTCTCGCCCACCCCGGAGGCCCTGGCCTCGGCCCTGCCCGCGGTCAGACGCGGCGGCGCCGTGGTGCTGGCCGACTGGGGGCCCGCCGAGCGCTGCACGGTGCCCTCGGTGCTGGGCGGCGGTCCGGCGCCGGGCGACCTGGACGCGGTGGTGGAGCGCGCCGGGCTGCGTCCGGACGGTTCGGGGCGGGTGTTCTGCCCCTTCGGCTACGCGGACGTGGACAGCGCGGTACGGGGGCTCCTGTCGACCGGCCTCTACGACGGCGCGTCCGATGCGGCGCTCGCCGAGAAGGAGCTCGCCGAGGCGCTCCACCCCTTCGAGCGACCCGACGGGACCGTGTGGCTGCCGAACATCTTCCGGTACGTCATCGCCCGGGTAGAGTAG
- the rimM gene encoding ribosome maturation factor RimM (Essential for efficient processing of 16S rRNA) — MELVVARIGRAHGIKGEVTVEVRTDEPELRLSPGAVLRTEPASVGPLTIETGRVHSGRLMLRFAGVKDRTAAESLRNTLLIADVDPAELPEEEDEYYDHQLMDLDVVLEDGTEIGRITEISHLPSQDLFIVERPDGTEVMIPFVEEIVAEIDLEEQRCVITPPPGLIDDRAEIVSTRDAEAASSEGDA; from the coding sequence GTGGAGCTGGTAGTCGCGCGGATCGGCCGCGCCCACGGCATCAAGGGTGAGGTCACCGTCGAGGTGCGCACGGACGAGCCGGAACTGCGGCTCAGCCCCGGCGCCGTGCTGCGCACCGAACCGGCTTCGGTCGGCCCGCTGACCATCGAGACGGGCCGGGTGCACAGCGGCCGGCTGATGCTGCGCTTCGCCGGCGTCAAGGACCGCACCGCCGCGGAGTCGCTGCGCAACACCCTCCTCATCGCCGACGTGGACCCGGCGGAGCTGCCCGAGGAGGAGGACGAGTACTACGACCACCAGCTGATGGACCTGGACGTGGTGCTGGAGGACGGCACCGAGATCGGCCGCATCACCGAGATCTCCCACCTGCCCTCGCAGGACCTCTTCATCGTCGAGCGCCCCGACGGCACCGAGGTGATGATCCCCTTCGTCGAGGAGATCGTCGCCGAGATCGACCTGGAGGAGCAGCGCTGCGTCATCACGCCGCCGCCCGGTCTGATCGACGACCGGGCCGAGATCGTCTCCACCCGGGACGCCGAGGCCGCGAGCTCCGAGGGCGACGCCTGA
- the lepB gene encoding signal peptidase I, which translates to MDTEAPHTQRGHSSPGEGQGRPRSAFSGTGEAGPGRPVPQRQLTWRRAGMIGVACTLFLLLLSNFVVQPFLIPSRSMEPTLKVGDRLLVNKLAYRFGDQPRRGDLVVFDGTGSFVRERADGNPVGGLVHGAASALGLAEPSDTDFVKRVVGVGGDDVVCCDADGRVAVNGVPLDEPYLYPGDAPSAVPFRIVVPLGTLWVMGDHRSQSRDSRDHLGEPGGGMVPVEKVIGRADWIGWPVSRWGALGGGHG; encoded by the coding sequence ATGGACACCGAAGCACCTCACACGCAGCGCGGCCACTCTTCCCCCGGCGAGGGGCAAGGGCGGCCGCGTTCTGCGTTCTCCGGGACCGGCGAGGCCGGACCCGGACGGCCGGTCCCGCAGCGGCAGCTGACGTGGCGCCGGGCGGGGATGATCGGCGTCGCCTGCACGCTCTTCCTGCTGCTGCTCAGCAACTTCGTCGTCCAGCCGTTCCTGATCCCCAGCCGCTCCATGGAGCCGACGCTGAAGGTCGGGGACCGGCTGCTGGTGAACAAGCTGGCGTACCGTTTCGGTGATCAGCCGCGCCGCGGGGACCTGGTGGTCTTCGACGGCACGGGATCCTTCGTGCGGGAGCGCGCGGACGGCAACCCGGTCGGCGGCCTCGTGCACGGCGCGGCCTCGGCGCTCGGGCTCGCTGAGCCCTCCGACACCGACTTCGTGAAGCGGGTGGTGGGCGTGGGCGGTGACGACGTGGTCTGCTGCGACGCGGACGGCCGGGTCGCGGTGAACGGCGTTCCGCTGGACGAGCCGTACCTGTACCCGGGGGACGCGCCCTCGGCGGTGCCCTTCCGGATCGTCGTGCCCCTGGGGACCCTGTGGGTGATGGGTGATCATCGTTCCCAGTCCCGGGACTCGCGGGACCACCTGGGGGAACCGGGCGGGGGGATGGTGCCGGTGGAGAAAGTGATCGGGCGAGCCGACTGGATCGGCTGGCCGGTCTCGCGGTGGGGCGCCCTCGGCGGCGGCCATGGGTAG
- the rplS gene encoding 50S ribosomal protein L19 — protein sequence MSHLLDGVNAAALRSDVPAFRPGDTINVHVRVIEGNRSRIQQFKGVVIRRQGSGVSETFTVRKVSFSVGVERTFPVHSPIFEKIELVTRGDVRRAKLYYLRELRGKAAKIKEKRDK from the coding sequence ATGTCTCACCTGCTCGATGGCGTCAACGCCGCCGCGCTCCGCTCGGACGTCCCGGCCTTCCGCCCGGGTGACACGATCAACGTGCACGTCCGCGTGATCGAGGGCAACCGCTCCCGTATCCAGCAGTTCAAGGGTGTCGTCATCCGCCGCCAGGGCTCGGGCGTCTCCGAGACCTTCACCGTTCGCAAGGTCTCCTTCAGCGTCGGCGTGGAGCGTACCTTCCCGGTCCACTCCCCGATCTTCGAGAAGATCGAGCTCGTCACCCGCGGTGACGTACGCCGTGCGAAGCTGTACTACCTCCGTGAGCTCCGCGGCAAGGCCGCGAAGATCAAGGAGAAGCGCGACAAGTAA
- the proS gene encoding proline--tRNA ligase has protein sequence MAKAPVLTPQAEDFPRWYQDLINKAELADNGPVRGTMVIRPYGYGLWERMQQEMDARIKDQGAQNAYFPLFIPQSYLTREAEHVEGFAPELAVVTHGGGKELEEPVVVRPTSETIINDYFSKWVQSYRDLPLLINQWANVVRWEMRPRVFLRTSEFLWQEGHTAHATYEDARDYAARIHRDVYGDFMTNVLGIDVVLGRKTAKERFAGAINTLTLEGMMGDGKALQMGTSHELGTNFAKAFNTQYLSKEGKQELVWQTSWGVSTRMVGGLIMSHGDDNGLRVPPRLAHVQVVVMAIKGDEAVAKVRELGDRLKAAGIRVHVDDRVDTPFGRRAVDWELKGVPVRVEIGPRDLEAGTAMLARRIPGGKAPVQIDALADLLPKVLDEDQAQLLRESRERRESRTSDVATIEEAAEAAVAGGWARIPWADLGPEGEAKLAEQAVSVRCLVAEDGSVPDADDAPGTLAIVARSY, from the coding sequence ATGGCAAAGGCACCCGTTCTCACCCCTCAGGCGGAGGATTTCCCCCGCTGGTACCAGGATCTGATCAACAAGGCCGAGCTGGCCGACAACGGTCCGGTCCGCGGCACCATGGTCATCCGACCGTACGGCTACGGCCTGTGGGAGCGGATGCAGCAGGAGATGGACGCCCGCATCAAGGACCAGGGCGCCCAGAACGCGTACTTCCCCCTCTTCATCCCGCAGTCGTACCTCACCCGCGAGGCCGAGCACGTCGAGGGCTTCGCCCCCGAGCTCGCGGTCGTCACCCACGGCGGCGGCAAGGAGCTGGAGGAGCCGGTCGTCGTCCGGCCCACGTCCGAGACGATCATCAACGACTACTTCTCCAAGTGGGTCCAGAGCTACCGCGACCTGCCCCTGCTGATCAACCAGTGGGCCAACGTGGTCCGCTGGGAGATGCGCCCCCGCGTCTTCCTGCGCACCAGTGAGTTCCTCTGGCAGGAGGGCCACACGGCCCACGCCACCTACGAGGACGCCCGCGACTACGCCGCCCGCATCCACCGCGACGTCTACGGCGACTTCATGACCAACGTGCTCGGCATCGACGTCGTGCTCGGCCGCAAGACCGCCAAGGAGCGCTTCGCCGGCGCCATCAACACCCTCACCCTCGAAGGCATGATGGGTGACGGCAAGGCCCTGCAGATGGGCACCAGCCACGAGCTCGGCACCAACTTCGCGAAGGCCTTCAACACGCAGTACCTGTCGAAGGAGGGCAAGCAGGAGCTCGTCTGGCAGACCTCGTGGGGCGTCTCGACCCGCATGGTCGGCGGCCTGATCATGTCCCACGGCGACGACAACGGCCTGCGCGTGCCGCCGCGCCTCGCGCACGTCCAGGTCGTCGTCATGGCGATCAAGGGTGACGAGGCCGTCGCCAAGGTCCGCGAGCTGGGCGACCGGCTGAAGGCCGCCGGCATCCGTGTGCACGTCGACGACCGCGTCGACACCCCCTTCGGCCGCCGCGCCGTGGACTGGGAGCTCAAGGGCGTACCGGTCCGTGTCGAGATCGGCCCCCGCGACCTGGAGGCCGGCACCGCGATGCTCGCCCGCCGGATCCCGGGCGGGAAGGCCCCGGTGCAGATCGACGCGCTCGCCGACCTGCTGCCGAAGGTGCTCGACGAGGACCAGGCGCAGCTGCTGCGCGAGTCCCGCGAGCGCCGCGAGTCCCGCACCTCCGACGTCGCGACCATCGAGGAGGCCGCCGAGGCCGCCGTCGCCGGCGGCTGGGCGCGGATCCCGTGGGCCGACCTCGGCCCCGAGGGCGAGGCCAAGCTGGCCGAGCAGGCCGTCTCCGTGCGCTGCCTCGTGGCCGAGGACGGGTCCGTGCCGGACGCCGACGACGCTCCCGGTACCCTCGCGATCGTGGCGCGCTCGTACTGA
- the lepB gene encoding signal peptidase I, giving the protein MAVGARSGRDEGEERPDDAVAREAEEDGALEKPHRSFWKELPLLIGIALLLALLIKTFLVQAFSIPSDSMQDTLQRGDRVLVDKLTPWFGSEPERGEVVVFHDPADWLSGEPTPEPNIAQKVLSWIGLMPSAEDKDLIKRTIAIGGDTVECKKGRPVVVNGKALDEPYIFPGDTACDDHPFGPLKVPEGKIWVMGDHRQNSQDSRYHMEDSTQGFVPVDKVVGRAVVIAWPVTRWSTLPIPDTFDQPGIGNQAAATALGLGAAGLAPVGLGPGALGLAGAVPLVMWRRRKLTSGRTDG; this is encoded by the coding sequence GTGGCGGTAGGCGCGCGGTCCGGACGCGACGAGGGCGAGGAGCGGCCGGACGACGCCGTCGCGCGCGAGGCCGAGGAGGACGGCGCCCTGGAGAAGCCGCACCGCTCGTTCTGGAAGGAGCTCCCGCTCCTCATCGGCATCGCCCTGCTGCTGGCCCTGCTGATCAAGACCTTCCTGGTCCAGGCGTTCTCGATCCCCTCGGACTCGATGCAGGACACCCTGCAGCGCGGGGACCGGGTGCTGGTCGACAAGCTCACCCCGTGGTTCGGCTCCGAGCCGGAGCGCGGCGAGGTCGTGGTCTTCCACGACCCGGCCGACTGGCTGTCGGGTGAGCCCACACCGGAGCCGAACATCGCGCAGAAGGTCCTCAGCTGGATCGGCCTGATGCCGTCCGCCGAGGACAAGGACCTGATCAAGCGGACCATCGCCATCGGCGGTGACACGGTCGAGTGCAAGAAGGGGCGACCGGTCGTCGTCAACGGCAAGGCGCTCGACGAGCCGTACATCTTCCCCGGTGACACCGCGTGCGACGACCACCCCTTCGGCCCGCTCAAGGTGCCCGAGGGCAAGATCTGGGTGATGGGCGACCACCGGCAGAACTCCCAGGACTCCCGCTACCACATGGAGGACTCCACGCAGGGCTTCGTGCCGGTCGACAAGGTCGTCGGACGGGCCGTCGTGATCGCGTGGCCGGTGACCCGCTGGTCCACGCTTCCGATCCCGGACACCTTCGACCAGCCCGGCATCGGGAACCAGGCCGCGGCCACCGCGCTCGGCCTCGGCGCCGCCGGACTGGCGCCGGTCGGGCTCGGCCCGGGCGCGCTGGGGCTCGCCGGAGCGGTTCCGCTCGTCATGTGGCGCCGCAGGAAGCTGACCAGCGGCCGTACCGACGGGTAG
- a CDS encoding RNA-binding protein has protein sequence MLEEALEHLVKGIVDNPDEVQVASRNLRRGQVLEVRVHPDDLGKVIGRNGRTARALRTVVGAIGGRGIRVDLVDVDQVR, from the coding sequence ATGCTCGAGGAGGCTCTTGAGCACCTCGTAAAGGGCATTGTGGACAACCCCGACGAAGTGCAGGTCGCCTCGCGCAACCTGCGCCGCGGGCAGGTGCTGGAGGTCCGGGTCCACCCCGACGACCTCGGCAAGGTGATCGGCCGCAACGGCCGCACCGCACGTGCCCTGCGTACCGTCGTGGGCGCCATCGGCGGCCGCGGGATCCGCGTCGACCTCGTCGACGTGGACCAGGTCCGCTGA
- the rpsP gene encoding 30S ribosomal protein S16, with protein sequence MAVKIKLKRLGKIRSPHYRIVVADARTRRDGRAIEEIGIYQPTYNPSRIEVNGERAQYWLSVGAQPTEAVLAILKLTGDWQAHKGLPAPAPLLQPATKEDKRRSFDEFAKALEGIGEGKGEAITQKKKADKKADEAEAAAESTEA encoded by the coding sequence GTGGCAGTCAAGATCAAGCTCAAGCGCCTCGGTAAGATCCGCTCTCCCCACTACCGCATCGTCGTCGCCGACGCCCGCACCCGCCGGGACGGCCGCGCGATCGAGGAGATCGGCATCTACCAGCCGACCTACAACCCGTCGCGCATCGAGGTCAACGGTGAGCGCGCCCAGTACTGGCTCTCTGTCGGCGCCCAGCCGACCGAGGCCGTTCTCGCCATCCTGAAGCTCACCGGTGACTGGCAGGCGCACAAGGGCCTCCCGGCCCCCGCGCCGCTGCTGCAGCCGGCCACGAAGGAAGACAAGCGTCGCTCCTTCGACGAGTTCGCCAAGGCCCTTGAGGGCATCGGCGAGGGCAAGGGCGAGGCCATCACGCAGAAGAAGAAGGCCGACAAGAAGGCGGACGAGGCTGAGGCCGCCGCCGAGTCGACCGAGGCCTGA
- the trmD gene encoding tRNA (guanosine(37)-N1)-methyltransferase TrmD, whose protein sequence is MRLDVVTIFPEYLEPLNVSLVGKARARGQLDVHVHDLRDWTHDRHNTVDDTPYGGGPGMVMKTGPWGEALDEALADGYEAGAHGPVMVVPTPSGRPFTQELAVELSERPWLIFTPARYEGIDRRVMDEYATRMPVYEVSIGDYVLAGGEAAVLVVTEAVARLLPGVLGNAESHRDDSFAPGEMANLLEGPVYTKPPVWRGRDIPEVLLSGHHGKIARWRRDEAFRRTASNRPDLIERCEASAFDKKDREILSILGWQPTPDGRFWRRPQAVEE, encoded by the coding sequence ATGCGTCTCGACGTCGTCACGATCTTCCCCGAGTACCTGGAACCGCTCAACGTCTCCCTCGTCGGCAAGGCCCGCGCGCGCGGCCAGCTCGACGTCCACGTCCACGACCTGCGGGACTGGACCCACGACCGGCACAACACGGTCGACGACACCCCCTACGGCGGCGGCCCCGGCATGGTCATGAAGACCGGCCCGTGGGGCGAGGCGCTGGACGAGGCGCTGGCCGACGGCTACGAGGCGGGCGCGCACGGCCCCGTCATGGTGGTCCCCACGCCCAGCGGCCGCCCGTTCACCCAGGAACTGGCCGTCGAGCTCTCCGAGCGGCCCTGGCTGATCTTCACGCCCGCCCGCTACGAGGGCATCGACCGCCGTGTGATGGACGAGTACGCCACGCGCATGCCGGTGTACGAGGTCTCCATCGGTGACTACGTCCTGGCCGGCGGCGAGGCGGCCGTCCTGGTCGTCACCGAGGCCGTGGCGCGGCTGCTGCCCGGCGTCCTGGGCAACGCCGAGTCGCACCGGGACGACTCCTTCGCGCCCGGCGAGATGGCGAACCTGCTGGAGGGGCCCGTCTACACCAAGCCGCCGGTGTGGCGCGGCCGGGACATCCCCGAGGTGCTGCTCAGCGGCCACCACGGGAAGATCGCCCGGTGGCGCCGGGACGAGGCCTTCCGCCGGACGGCGAGCAACCGGCCCGACCTGATCGAGCGCTGCGAGGCCTCCGCCTTCGACAAGAAGGACCGCGAGATCCTCTCCATCCTGGGCTGGCAACCGACGCCTGACGGCCGATTTTGGCGCAGGCCGCAGGCCGTGGAAGAATAG